A window of Benincasa hispida cultivar B227 chromosome 9, ASM972705v1, whole genome shotgun sequence genomic DNA:
ATTTTTCAAACATATGAGTGTGTATAAATTAGTATTTGTGATGAATGCTTAAGACACATGCAACTTCCACTTAGTATATtaaggaagagaaaaagagataatcaCATAAGACTAATGAATCAAGACAAACAAGCTTTTCAATTAACCGCTAAACATTGACAGCCGCCAGCCATGTAAGATCAACCAGCCAGCTCTAGTAGATACAATAAAAGGGTTGAAGAACATGCATGAAAAACTCAAGTACAAAATCAAAGCACAGTTTCAAGAGGTGTATTTACTTGAACATCACGATATTTCGCCTATTCAATGGTTAACTTAGATGCTATTTCAGCCACTTGCTTGTACTTCTCCTCGTATGTTTTTCCCAAAGATTCTGCCTGCAATATAAAAGCCATAAATCAGTACaaagaaaactcaaatataGCGGAcccagaaaaagaagaatagaAAATACGTCACGCTTGTCAGCAGATGCCCTTTCGGTGATCTCATTTAATCTATTATCACATCTGCTTTTGTGTAGAAcctgaaaagaagaagacaatggttagatgtaaatttaaactaattacaCAAGCAAGAGAAAATAGCCAggaaatatttttgaaaaagttCAGGAAAACATCTACTAAAAAATACCAAATTTAGGATTTAAGCTGAACCCCCTTCATAAAAACGTCCACCCCTCCCCGGCCTATGGGTCAACCAAATAGTGATATTGCGATATTTGTGCCTCGACTCCAAGTCTAACAAATATCTTTTTATCTAACGAATAATTGagttttcattgagaaaaaaatgatagaatACACGGgcatataaaaataaaacccaCAAAAGGAAGAAATACAGGTATGTTAAATTCAAAGTTAAAACTTGAGCACCCTCAGTGCGATAAAGATTATGTATTAGTGGAATCCTAAGGTTCGTCCACCAAAGATCAAAACTCCAAAAGGGAAAGAAGTCCATAGTCTAGCAGAGCACGCTGCAAATCTGTCTTTGTTCAAGGGGTCAGATTCAAGTTGGAAGATGGTAGAGATATCTAAGTTTGAAAAGATTGATGGACTTATTGACACTAATCAAAGAGACATCCAGGTGTTCTGGACTCCAGGAAGAATGGCTGGGACCTTAGATTCAGAAGGCTTCTCAGTGATAGTGAAGCAGTTGAATGGGCAACTTGTTTAGGAGTTGTCTTTTACCCTGGAGTTATTCttagtcttttattttttgtaatttgtGTTCTTTCGGTAACCTTGCTGTATGAAAGAACTATCTTTCTTCACTTAACAACTCGTCAATTCCTAGTTCAACTCCTCTTCTTGGCTTTCCTGATCTTTTCAAaccttttgaaattttggtgGATTAATTCGGGCATTAGGATTGGTGCTATTTGATGCCAAGTGAACCACCCCAATTGAATTTTATAGTGAGAAACTAAGTGAAGCACGTCAGAAATGGAGCATTTATAAATAGGAAGTTTACTCCTTAGTTCATGCTTTGAAGCAATGGGAACACTATTTGCTTGGTAAAGAATTATTACATTCTCAAAAGAATATGTCATATGTATTCCAGTTGGATGCAATTACTCGAATGCTTTGACTTTGCTATCGAGCATATTCCAAGGATTACTAACAAAGTGGGATGTTAGATTTATAAGTTTTCTTAAAGTCTCTTAGAAAACACTTTGGCACAAAGTCTTCTTACTACCACCACAAGCCATCCCCAAACTAGGCCAAACAAAGGTCACAACTGCACTCTTGGAAATCttttgtgttattttatttttatttttcaataagaaAAGATTTCATTGATTGAATGAAAATCCAAAGGAGACAATGGATCAAAGGGCCTCATTTAGAGGGTATACAAAAAATGTTTCCAATTAGCAATAAGAAAAGATAAGTTATGACTATTTGTAGTCAGTAAATCTTTGCACCAAAAGAAAAGCAGATCGGATGCCAATATCAAGAATGTCCTTTGTCGATCGAGATTTTCCTTGGAAGATTTGAGAAGTTCTTATGGAGGGCACCATGGCCCATCAGTCCTTCATGTTGTGGTGAACTTGAAGTAGAAAAATATTCTTATCAAAGAGTGTGCACCGTGTGACTAAATGTGATGAAAAAGACAaagtagagaaagaaaatagCACACACAAAGTTACGTGGAAAAACCCTAataagggagaaaaaaccacgggATGAAGAATTCTTATTAGAATTTGATACACAATATACACAGAGGCTACGagcttaaatagaaaaaagggaaaCCCTAGGGTACAGAGGAAAAGACAAATATGCCCTAGGGtaaaaaccctattttcaactAAATGAATAACCAAAGTGATGTGACATGTTACCAGAGATGTGGGCGTTGCACACCAGATGAATTAGCCAAAGCCCATAGGCATTAACAATGGCCCTgcaaagttaaaattaataggATGAATGAAAACGTTGACAGACGAAACATAATAAACAAGGATCCAGttagaaaaaattgaattgaaacgTAATAAACCGAGTAAAAAAAATTCCCCAGCACCCCCTTTACTTAACTTTCATCCTTCCTTCCCATAAAAGTATTCAGAGAATCTTGATGAACAAAACATAAGAAACAGGCTCACAGGACTCTAgttgaaacaaataaaataaatgtagaGATAAGATTGCTTCCATTTTGCAATCCAGATTCGATAAACAAAGTCCTGAAGTCCACTTTTTGTAGATTTACCTCAATGGAAGCCCAAGAAATTGCATAGACGGCCTCTCATATATgttaacaacaacaacaaccaaaaaaaaaaaaaaagagtaagcAGTCAACAACTACAAAACATCCTAAGAACGACCTGCATCACGTAGAATGACTTCTGTAAAATGTTACTAACCTTCAAACAACCAaacaagagaagaaaaaaactcaTTTATTACCGATATGACCTAAAAGATCTCAATAATGCCATCCCTTGGCACGCCAACATCTTTGCAAATTTTCCTGATGACGAGCAACTTTGACTTTCAACCAGAGTTTATATGCCATATCTGTCCTATCAGAGGCCAATAGTTTGTTATTAAGCTTGCTACGTATTTGCCTACTTGGGAAGAAACCCTGACGTAAACATTCTTCCATGACGAGTACAGCATTTTCAAGCTGCCCTGTTTTACAAAGACAGTCAATGGCATGCTCATAAGTTTCCACATCAGGATCATAACCACTTTCTTGCATCTCATTCCATATATTTAATAGCATGCCAAATTTACCAAACAAAGAAAGCCGCATTAGCAACAATTTGTAAGCACTCTTGGATATCCTACATCCAACTTTTCTTGCTTTCTTGTAGATTAACATAGCTGCATGCGGAGGACCATAACTACAGCTAAGTTTCATGAAGGATGTTATTGCCCCCGTAGTGGGAATTATTCTTCCCACCATCTCATCAAACATTTCTAGTGCATCGGCCACTTTCTTGGCTTTAAGAAACCCAATGATCAAATTGGAATAGGTGTTGATATCAGGTTCACATCTATTACTCAACATACGCCTGTAATAGGTCAGGCATTTATCAAAATCACCTATACATATAAAGTTGGAGATCATTGCATTATAAGCATCAACATCTGGCGAACAGCCGTTTTCATCCATTTTATCAAAGATCTTGACAGCGTCATCAATGCGATTTGCTCTGCCAAGACACTCAAGAAGATAAGTGTAAGTCAGACAATCTGGAGAAAATCCATCAACTTCCATTGCTTTCAAAATTCGCTCAACTTCACTATGCCTACCATATCTTGACCATCCACCAATTATAATGTTGTATGTTGTAGCATCGAAAGGTACGTTCCccttgattaaattaaaaaatgagtttGCAGCACCCACGTGGGAACGTCGACACATGCATTGTAGAAGAATATTCAAGGTTTCGGTATCACATTTCAGCCCAATTTCTTTCAAGTTTCTGAATAACTGAAGTGCCTTAGAAACTTGGTGAGCCTTGACCAAACTGTCTACCACGATGGATACTGTTTCCATGTTCGCATCCACTCCCTCCCGTGTCATGTTGTGCAAAACATCCATCATGGAGTCAAAAAACCTTCTTCTACCTAAAGCTTTAAGGATTATGTTATAACTGGAAGTATCCTTAGGTATCGACGGCTGTTTAATAGCCCAATAAAAGAAGGTAACCATTGCTTCGCTACCTAAACTCCCCGTGATTAGTGCTTTGTCGACAACATCTTGGCTCAAATTCACGTCAGTATTAGCTAAAGCATGTTCAATTGCGGTTTTACCATTCAGTTTTTGAAGGAAAACACCTCGCAATTTTTCTTCTGGTAGTAAAAATCCATCAACCGCCCTAATTGGCATCTGTTTCTCAGTAGGATTCTCTTTGAGAGTGTTAGAAACCGAACCATGAGGTTGAACTAGTAAGAGATCAGAAAGTTCACTAATAACGAAGCGCTCGTCTATGCTGCGTTGATTCTGAGACCCATCGGCCAAAGCACCATCATCAAATGGATTTGATGGTTCGTGTAGGGTTGAAAACAAGTATGATAAAGCCGATGAAAACGACGGCGAGTAAAGTAAGGAATCGTGATACCTGCCACTGGCGAGACGTCCCCAAAAACACCCTCTGAATTGATAGGAAAGAACACGCCGGGAAGCGCCGAATGCCATACAACCTATTCGATTGATTGCGGGCGGAGAGCCTGAGAGAGAAGTATCTGGGTGGCTTAAAGAGGGGAGCCAAAACGAAGATGGGACTTTCGCCCGTGGGTTCCAACTGGTTGACGGTGATGCCGGCGTGTTAACCTCCTGGCTCTTGTTGCAGCTTCATGTGCAACTGAATTGAAGTTTCTTCTGCTATGAACAAAGGAGCACTCACGGAATTCAGAAGAAAGCAACCGAATTTCCTCAACCAGGAAGTGGGATTCACGTAACCAAACAGAGACTTATTGCCATTAAGCAATCTAATTTCAATATAACCTTGGAGAATGGAAAATTTCAGATTCGAAATCTAAAAACGTTTCACCACTAACCTTTTGCTGATGcgaatttccaaaatttctctttttaaaaaGCCTTCACATCATTTGATGAATACATGTCTCTACGAATACTTTACAATGATAGGGTCTCCCTCCATTTCGTTCATTTCCTGATAGttgagagaatactaagcgagcGTTTAGAGAATATTAATCGAGAGTATAAATTTGTACTGtataattggtgttgtacaaAAAAAACGAAGTGAAAATTACACATTATTTAGTCTAGATGGGCCAGTGTCAGGTGTTATCAATGTTTGTCACGTTTTCTTGTTATGTCCTCTCTGACCACGTCGTGTACACCTGTGTATTTGTCATGACTCCTCTCCAATTGAAGGTATCCTGACAGTTTGACGTCGACCTACACTTGCTACCTTTTTGCGGTGGTATAATTGGTTCAAAATCTCCAACATCTCCAACATATGGTCTTCAAACCCATTATTGACTGTGTCCAATTGGGAATATTGGTTCCGCTTATGCAGCAAGCACACACTCAACTGTAAACCATTTTGCAAATATCCATCGTccacattaattatatgcatatTCACCGGAGAAATACGATATTTTATAGACATCAATCATGATTCCTTAAGAATAATCATTGCGTAATCAATTACAATGTTTGTGCATGTCGTTGTATGTGTACGTCGGATATAGAACCAACCTTGTAACCACTCGCAGATATGCTCTAATAGCTTTGTGATTGGTAGTTCTCGGGCATTTTTCAACACTCTATTGAGGTATTCTACTATATCTGTCGTCATCTTGTCATACTTACAATGGATTTGATAAATCCTTGCCCACCGTTGTAATCCAATCTCCTCAAGATAGGCCGTCACACCAAGATATTGATGGAGCTTAGGCCAATACATCTGAAAGTCAAACATTCTATAAGCTTTCGCCGCTAGGTAGAAGTGTGGGTTTATGTCCTTATTATTGAATTTGTCAACcaaattgttccaaatatggtaTATACATAGGCCATGAAATGCATCAGGGAATATACTTACAACAGCCTTTGCAATTAAGATGTGACGATCTGATATAATCACTAAATTGGGAACGTCTCCTATCAAAACCTTCAAATGAGTCATGAACCAAGTCCATGATGCATCGTTCTCACCATCTACAATACTGAAGGCGGTATGATATATGTTGTTATTTCCATCGATACACGTTGCTATTAACAATATACCTTTGTATTTCTCATGCAAATGGGTTCCATCAACAACAATTACTGGGCGGATGCAGTTTAGAAACCCCTAATACACGGACTAAGTGCCATGAAGACATACTTAAAGTATTATTCGTCCTCTACTTCAACCTCAAATATGGTACCTGGGTTTGTAAACTTAAGTGTCTCGCCGTATGCTCTAACAATAGCATGTGATCCTTCTGGCGACCCTCGTGCATACACTAATCCATACTCTTTAGCGCGATAAGCTTGTCCGTAACTTATGTTCACTCCATAATCTCGTCGGACGTCCTCAATTATATCCCTTAAGCGGTAGGTTTGACCAACTTGTTCGTATTTGGACTTGATTAAGTGTTCCATAACCCAACTTTTTGCTTGTCAATGATTACCAGTTCTCATTTCAAGAGAACATGTATGTTCACTGCGATATTTCgtcactttgaaggaatcactttctttcattttttttgcaCGGACCCTCCACTTGCATTCCTCCACCGAACATCGGATAGTTAGCAAGCTATTTGTTGACTTTTTTACACGGTAGTCAAAGTTCTTTCTTATTGCAAGCATCGATAATTTAACTGACAAGTCATAtttcgaaaagaaaatttgaccgACCTTTATATCCTCATCATTCAGAAAGTCATGAGGTATTGTGATGAGATTGTCATATGATGGGCCCTCTGATGGTCTGGGTATATCAACAAATGGTTCAATTGGAACGGTGGAATGCATTATAACTGAAGGCATCACACCTGGTGGAATGAGAGCAGGTGAAGTTGGAACATGGATGTTAGGTATTGGAGAAGTTTGTAGTTCTAAAAATTATCCATATCAATGTTCAGTATCGAATTATGAAGTACATATGGGTTCACAGTTCCGACCAAACTAAGCTTCACTTCAGTCATCCCTCAAGTTACATGGCTCAATATGATCATCAAGTGAAGGCATGGTATAAATTGGATTAGGTTGATCGGTTGGATTGCAATGCTAGTACACATTGTCCGTGTGTACTCCATGACTTTCGCAAGGTGTAACTCGTATAAATAACGACATCCGGGATGCATCACTGCCTTctaaaaataaactaagatcttcaGTCGTTGGTACATCATACTCATTAATTCACTGATTgttatatcatttctgacttCCAGATATTTCATATGATCACCAACGTAATTTCTTCTGGATTCATCTCAATCCTCACCAAACCGTACAAAGATGCGAAGTAACGTTATTAATCTACAATGGGATAAACAAATCATCGATAagtgaacgatcgtttataaattaccatacgatcgtttatacatCACCATGTGATTGTGTATAAATTATTATGTGaccgtgtataaattactacacaattgtttataatttactatacgatcgtgtagtaaacgattgcatagtaatgtataaacaatcacatagtaatgtataaacgatccTATTGTAATTTAATGTTAAACGACACTTATATTGTAACGAACaattgtgtatatattactacacgatcgtttataatttactatacaatcgtattgtaatttatgaacgatcatatagtaatttatacatgacCGCATAGTAAATGATttgcatagtaatgtataaacgatcgtattgtaatttaatattgagCGACACTTATATTGCAATGAAcgattgtgtatatattactacatgatcgtttataatttactatacgatcgtattgtaatttatgaacgatacacgatcgcatagtaaacgATTGCACAGTAATatataaacgatcgcatagtatgtATAAACAATCGTATTGTAATTTAATGTTAAACgacacttattatgaaagcGATCTAGGAAAAGAAATCGTACATTGAATGAAGAGTTGAAGAAAccattgaaggaagaagaaatgtggactGAATCTGACAATGAAAGTGATCAACAAAGATATTGGGCTGAAACTCTAAGAGAAAGCTATGAGAgaacaatgagagaatttcGTGAGGAGCTCGATGACAAAAAGTGAACAATGAGAGTGACGTTCCATTCTCTTCAATGCTATTGAAAGAATATTAGTTCAGAATAAATGTTTTTGTGGAATGTTAGTGGTATATTGAATGCACATTGAATGAAGGCTGAATAAatcgttgaaggaagaagaaatgtgttgaggctttttaaaaattggggCTAATTTTGTAATTTCGCATGAGCAAAAGGTCAgtggtagaaaattttttaagaataggttATTGGTATAAAAGTTGTTGGGTTTTGGGTCATCATGTGAAATTTTCCTTGGAGAATTCGCACTTTAGAGCAACAAGAAGCCCTTCCTCGACTGCATTTAATTTCCGTAGTGGGTCATCAAAGACAACATCAAAGCATTCAAGAGCAAGTCCCTTCAGATATCCAACTGAATCACGACATACAATACCCAACCCTATAATAGGTGGATCTTGTCTCCAAGCAGTATCTACGTTCATTTTTAGGAGTGCAACAAAAAATCGAAAAATCGAATCAATCCAAATGGATCCAATGGTTTGGTTTGgctttttagtataaaattggacatcttgatttgtatttggagaaaataaaaatgtattgGTTCGGATCGGttttatattagaaaaaaaatcaatcaaaaccaAACTGATCCAAATGGAATATATATACCCTTCAAAATAAACTATCTTTtagtaatttaattattatgatgTATGCATATTTATTGTTCCCAGTTATTATGGAGCtggtatgttatttatttagaaaaaaatgaaaaaaaaatgttaactttcaatttataaaagaaataaattgacacaattttaattttaaattagcaaAATAAACCAAGTCAAAACAAAAtg
This region includes:
- the LOC120086818 gene encoding putative pentatricopeptide repeat-containing protein At5g43820; this translates as MAFGASRRVLSYQFRGCFWGRLASGRYHDSLLYSPSFSSALSYLFSTLHEPSNPFDDGALADGSQNQRSIDERFVISELSDLLLVQPHGSVSNTLKENPTEKQMPIRAVDGFLLPEEKLRGVFLQKLNGKTAIEHALANTDVNLSQDVVDKALITGSLGSEAMVTFFYWAIKQPSIPKDTSSYNIILKALGRRRFFDSMMDVLHNMTREGVDANMETVSIVVDSLVKAHQVSKALQLFRNLKEIGLKCDTETLNILLQCMCRRSHVGAANSFFNLIKGNVPFDATTYNIIIGGWSRYGRHSEVERILKAMEVDGFSPDCLTYTYLLECLGRANRIDDAVKIFDKMDENGCSPDVDAYNAMISNFICIGDFDKCLTYYRRMLSNRCEPDINTYSNLIIGFLKAKKVADALEMFDEMVGRIIPTTGAITSFMKLSCSYGPPHAAMLIYKKARKVGCRISKSAYKLLLMRLSLFGKFGMLLNIWNEMQESGYDPDVETYEHAIDCLCKTGQLENAVLVMEECLRQGFFPSRQIRSKLNNKLLASDRTDMAYKLWLKVKVARHQENLQRCWRAKGWHY
- the LOC120084906 gene encoding uncharacterized protein LOC120084906 encodes the protein MEHLIKSKYEQVGQTYRLRDIIEDVRRDYGVNISYGQAYRAKEYGLVYARGSPEGSHAIVRAYGETLKFTNPGTIFEGFLNCIRPVIVVDGTHLHEKYKGILLIATCIDGNNNIYHTAFSIVDGENDASWTWFMTHLKVLIGDVPNLVIISDRHILIAKAVVSIFPDAFHGLCIYHIWNNLVDKFNNKDINPHFYLAAKAYRMFDFQMYWPKLHQYLGVTAYLEEIGLQRWARIYQIHCKYDKMTTDIVEYLNRVLKNARELPITKLLEHICEWLQGYIEIRLLNGNKSLFGYVNPTSWLRKFGCFLLNSVSAPLFIAEETSIQLHMKLQQEPGG